The stretch of DNA TATGCTCACTATTAGTTATGACGGAAGTTTGTTTTTTGGATTTCAAAAGCAAAAAAATGTTGTAACTGTTCAAGGAGAGATAGAAGATGCTTTAAAGAAAATTACCGAAGAAAATATTAATATTATTTCAGCCGGAAGAACGGATAGAGGAGTTCATTCTTTAAGGCATATAATTAATTTTCATACTGAAAGTAATGTAGGAGTTTTAAATTTTAAAACTGCTTTAAATCATTTTTTACCTATTGGAGTTAGAGTTTTAGATTCTAAAGAAGTTTCAGAGAATTTTCATTCAAGGTTTGATGCAAAGATGAAGACATATAAATATATTTTAAATTTAGACGAAGTTATGGATCCTATTTACTATAATTATAAGGCTAATTTTCCATATCCTTTGGATATTGAAAAGATGAAAAGAGCAAAAGAATATTTTATTGGA from Parvimonas micra encodes:
- the truA gene encoding tRNA pseudouridine(38-40) synthase TruA; protein product: MRNIMLTISYDGSLFFGFQKQKNVVTVQGEIEDALKKITEENINIISAGRTDRGVHSLRHIINFHTESNVGVLNFKTALNHFLPIGVRVLDSKEVSENFHSRFDAKMKTYKYILNLDEVMDPIYYNYKANFPYPLDIEKMKRAKEYFIGRKSFKAFMGPRTGNINPIREINSFEIYKENNDLIFLIKGQSFIRNQVRIMVGTLVDIGRGLIEEDELERILDSEDRTRAGVTLSPNGLYLMEILYDKF